In one window of Gopherus evgoodei ecotype Sinaloan lineage chromosome 9, rGopEvg1_v1.p, whole genome shotgun sequence DNA:
- the LOC115657493 gene encoding BTB/POZ domain-containing protein KCTD12-like yields MALADNASCAKSSDDFLFPEIIELNVGGQVYITRHPTLVSVPGSLLWEMFTQKNIRSLARDSKGRFFVDRDGFLFRYILDYMRDQQLVLPDHFPERNRLQREAEYFKLPELVKMLSPKLSKQNSIGDDPCQSDPEELSPNADTARNLASASAALTNAPVGSFASSGVGAGPDIRRSGFITIGYRGTYTLGRDSQTDAKFRRVARIMVCGKTSLAKEVFGDTLNESRDPDRPPERYTSRYYLKFTFLEQAFDKLADAGFHMVACNSTGTCAFAHDQTDDKIWTSYTEYVFYRE; encoded by the coding sequence ATGGCCTTGGCGGACAATGCAAGCTGTGCCAAATCCAGCGATGACTTCCTTTTCCCAGAGATCATTGAGCTCAATGTGGGTGGGCAGGTCTACATCACACGCCACCCCACCTTGGTCAGTGTGCCCGGCTCACTGCTCTGGGAAATGTTCACTCAGAAGAACATCCGCTCCTTGGCCCGGGACAGCAAGGGCCGCTTCTTCGTGGACCGAGATGGTTTCCTCTTCCGCTACATCCTGGATTACATGAGGGACCAGCAGCTGGTGCTACCCGACCACTTCCCAGAGAGGAACCGCCTGCAGCGGGAAGCTGAGTACTTCAAGCTACCAGAGCTGGTCAAGATGCTGTCTCCAAAGCTCAGCAAGCAGAACTCCATCGGGGATGACCCATGCCAAAGTGACCCAGAGGAGCTGTCTCCCAATGCGGACACGGCCCGCAATCTTGCCTCTGCCAGCGCCGCCCTGACTAATGCCCCCGTGGGCTCCTTTGCCTCCAGCGGGGTTGGTGCTGGCCCAGACATCCGAAGGTCAGGTTTCATCACCATTGGCTACCGGGGCACCTACACGCTGGGCAGGGACAGCCAGACGGATGCCAAGTTCCGCAGAGTGGCGCGGATCATGGTGTGTGGCAAGACCTCGCTGGCCAAAGAAGTCTTTGGGGACACCTTGAACGAGAGCAGGGACCCTGACCGACCTCCGGAGAGGTACACTTCCAGGTACTACCTCAAATTCACCTTCCTGGAGCAAGCCTTTGACAAACTGGCTGACGCCGGCTTCCACATGGTGGCATGCAACTCCACGGGCACCTGCGCCTTTGCCCATGACCAGACAGACGACAAGATCTGGACCTCTTACACCGAATATGTTTTCTATCGTGAGTGA